agacagcagggtagtggtgtagtggtgcctatGACAGCAGGGTAGTGGTGCCTGCAGAAAGCAGGGTAGTGGTGCCTGCAGACAGCagggtagtggtgtagtggtgtctgCAGACAGCaggtgtgtggtgtagtggtgccatAGACAGcagggtagtgtgtgtagtggtgcctgCAGACAGCAGGGTATTGGTGTATGGTGCCTACAGACAGCAGGGTAGTGTGCCTGAGCAGACAGCAGGGtagtggtgcctgagacagcaGGGTAGTGGTGCCTGTAGACAGCAGGGTAGTGGTGTCTAGAAAACAGGGTAGCGTGCCTACAGACAGCAGGGTAGCGGTGCCTACAGACAGCAGGGTAGTGGTGCCTACAGACAGCAGGGTAGTGGTGCCTACAGACAGCAGGGTAGTGGTGCCTATAGACAGCGGTAGTGGTGTCTATAGACACAGGTAGGGTGTAGTGGTGCTGCAGACAGCAGGGGTAGTGGTTGTAGTGGTGCCTGCAGACAGCAGGGTAGTGGTGTAGTGGGCCTAGAGACAGGCagggtagtggtgtagtggtgcctgcaGACAGCaggtagtggtgtagtggtgtctACAGACAGCAGGTAGTGGTTAGTGGTGCCTCAGACAGCAGGTAGTGTGTAGTGGTGTCTGCAGACAGCAGGGTAGTGGTGTATGGTGCCTGCAGACAGCAGGGTAGTGGTGTAGTGTGCCGCAGACAGCAGGTAGTGGTGTTAGTGGTGCCTGCAACAGCAGGGTAGTGGTGTAGGGGTGTCTGCAGACAGCAGGGTAGTGTGCCTGTAACAGCAGGGTAGTGGTGTAGTGTGTCTGCAGACAGCAGGGTAGTGGTGTCTGCAGACAGCAGGGTAGTGATGGCTATAGACAGCAGGGTAGTGGTGGCCTGCAGACAGCAGGGTAGTGGTGTAGTGTGCCTGCAGACAGCAGGGTAGGTTGTGCCTATAGACAGTAGGGTAGTTGTGTCTATAGACAGCAGGTAGTGGTGTATTGGTGCCTACAGACAGCagggtagtggtgtagtggtgtctgCAGACAGCAGGTAGTGGTGCCTACAGACAGCAGGTAGTGTGCCTACGACAGCAGGGTAGTGGTGTAGGTGCCTGCGAAGCAGGGTAGTTGTGTAGTGGTGCCTACAGACAGCAGGGTAGTGTGGGTAGTGGTGCCTGCAGACAGCAGGGTAGTGGTATGGTGTATTGGTGCCTATAGAGCaggtagtggtgtagtggtgcctgcaGACAGCAGGTAGTGGTGTAGTGGGCCTATAGACAGCAGGTAGTTAGTATGGTATTGTGCCTGCAGACAGCAGGGTAGTGGTGCCTATAGACAGCAGGGTATTGGTGCCTATAGACAGCAGGGTAGTGGTGTAGTGTGCCTATGACAGCAGGAGTGGTGCCTACAGACAGCAGAGTAGTGGTGCCTACAGACAGCAGGGTAGTGGTGCCTACAACAGCAGGGTAGTGGTAGTGTGCCTACAGACAGCAGGTAGTGGTGCCTATAGACAGCAGGGTAGTGGTGCCTACAGACAGCAGGTAGTGGCTACAGACAGCAGGGTAGTGGTAGTGCTGCTTACTTGGCGGTCATGGGATGACTCCCTTGGAGCCGACTCCGACAGGGATGTGGTCGAACAGGGCCTGAGCCAGCTGCTCCTTGACAGGCTGGACGGCTCCCTCGTCTAGGTTGGTCCTTAGTAGACGCACTCCACAGTTAATGTCAAAGCCCACACCAcctagcgacacacacacacacacacaacacacaacaaccagtTAATGTCAAAACCCACACcacctagcacacacacacacacacacacacacacacacacacacagttaatgtCAAAACCCACACCAGAGATAGACAGGACAGCCTGTTGGACTGTGTGTATCCTCTGTACCTGGGGATACGACACCAGACATAGACAGGACAGCCTGTTGGACTGTGTGTCTCCTCTGTACCTAcgacaccagacagacaggacagcctgTTGACTGTGTGTCTCCTCTGTACCTACgaaccagagacagacaggacagccgTTGACTGTGTGTCTCCTCTGTACCTGGGAGAcacaccagagacagacaggccagcCTGTTGGACTGTgacaccagagacagacaggacagcctgTTGGACTGTgacaccagagacagacaggacagcctgTTGGACTGTGTGTCTCCTCTGTACCTGGGGATACgacaccagagacagacaggacagcctgTTGGACTGTGACACCAGAGACAGGCAGGACAGCCTGTTGGACTGTgacaccagagacagacaggacagcctgTTGACTGTGACACcagagaacagacaggacagcctGTTGGACTGTgacaccagagacagacaggacagcctgTTGGACTGTGACACCAGAGACCGACAGGACAGCCTGTTGGACTGTgacaccagagacagacaggacagcctgTTGGACTGTgacaccagagacagacaggacagcctgTTGGACTGTGTGTATCCTCTGTACCTGGGGATACGACCGCGTTGGGGTCGCTCATGTCAAAGGCAGCCATGTTTCCGATGGCGAACCCATACCCCGAGTGGCAGTCTGGCAGGCCGATGGACCTCTGAWggagagagagaggttttgggGGACACAGGTTAAGAGTAATCCTGGACTGACAAGCAAACTCattggagaatctccattgaaagt
This genomic interval from Salvelinus sp. IW2-2015 unplaced genomic scaffold, ASM291031v2 Un_scaffold7134, whole genome shotgun sequence contains the following:
- the rtcb gene encoding RNA-splicing ligase RtcB homolog, with protein sequence MSRSYNDELQYXDKIDKNCWRIKKGFVPNMQVEGVFYVNESLEKLMFEELRNACKGGGFGGFLPAMNQIGNVAALPGIVHRSIGLPDCHSGYGFAIGNMAAFDMSDPNAVVSPGGVGFDINCGVRLLRTNLDEGAVQPVKEQLAQALFDHIPVGVGSKGVIP